Proteins from a genomic interval of Vreelandella profundi:
- a CDS encoding enoyl-CoA hydratase family protein has product MKSMTELVPEHFIWEMKGDVAVIRLNRPERKNPLTFESYAELRDTFRDLAYATDVHAVVFTANGDNFCSGGDVHEIIGPLVGRDMKGLLEFTRMTGDLVKAMLNCGKPIIAAVDGICVGAGAIIAMASDIRFATPRASTAFLFTRVGLAGCDMGACAILPRIIGQGRAADLLYSGRSMSAEEGLQWGFYNRVVAPESLIDDALAYATRLAQGPTFGHSITKTQLNQEWSMSLEQAIESEAQAQAICMQTNDFERAYHAFVAKQKPEFKGD; this is encoded by the coding sequence ATGAAAAGCATGACGGAATTAGTCCCAGAGCACTTTATCTGGGAAATGAAGGGTGATGTCGCGGTTATTCGGCTGAACCGTCCGGAACGTAAAAACCCGCTGACCTTCGAAAGCTACGCTGAGCTGCGCGATACCTTTCGCGACCTTGCCTACGCCACGGACGTTCACGCGGTGGTGTTTACCGCTAACGGCGATAACTTCTGCTCGGGCGGCGATGTGCATGAAATTATTGGCCCCCTAGTTGGCCGCGACATGAAAGGCCTGCTTGAATTCACCCGCATGACCGGCGATTTAGTCAAGGCGATGCTGAACTGCGGAAAACCGATTATCGCCGCCGTCGACGGCATTTGCGTCGGTGCCGGGGCGATTATCGCCATGGCCTCGGATATACGCTTTGCCACCCCCCGCGCCAGCACCGCATTCCTGTTTACTCGCGTGGGGCTAGCGGGTTGTGATATGGGCGCCTGCGCGATACTACCGCGCATTATCGGCCAAGGCCGGGCCGCGGATTTGCTCTATAGCGGGCGCAGCATGAGCGCCGAGGAAGGCCTGCAGTGGGGCTTTTATAATCGCGTAGTGGCCCCTGAGTCGCTTATTGACGACGCCCTTGCCTACGCCACCCGCCTGGCTCAAGGACCTACCTTCGGCCATAGCATTACCAAAACACAGCTCAACCAAGAGTGGTCGATGAGCCTAGAGCAGGCCATTGAATCAGAAGCGCAGGCGCAGGCTATCTGCATGCAAACCAATGACTTTGAACGCGCCTACCACGCCTTTGTAGCCAAACAAAAACCTGAGTTCAAGGGGGACTGA
- a CDS encoding MarR family winged helix-turn-helix transcriptional regulator, protein MTDERLTKERLRLWLRMLRVTRQVESALRERLRTEYDSTLPRFDVMAALSANAEGLKMNELSRRLRVSNGNVTGIIDRLVEDGAVQRIAIEGDRRATRVCLTKAGQESFNGMAAAHERWVNALFEEVTEADAHHIGELLHRLPTDTRTIK, encoded by the coding sequence ATGACGGACGAACGTTTAACCAAAGAGCGCCTGCGCCTGTGGCTGCGCATGCTACGCGTTACCCGCCAGGTAGAGTCCGCGCTGCGTGAACGCCTGCGGACGGAATATGACTCTACGCTGCCACGCTTTGATGTCATGGCCGCTTTATCTGCCAATGCAGAGGGCCTGAAAATGAACGAGCTATCTCGCCGCCTGCGGGTTTCCAACGGCAACGTCACCGGCATTATTGATCGCCTGGTGGAGGATGGCGCCGTGCAACGCATTGCAATTGAGGGCGACCGTCGTGCCACCCGTGTGTGTCTTACGAAGGCCGGCCAGGAAAGCTTTAACGGCATGGCCGCTGCCCATGAGCGCTGGGTGAACGCACTGTTTGAAGAAGTCACCGAAGCGGATGCTCATCATATAGGCGAGCTGCTTCACCGCTTACCTACCGATACGAGAACAATAAAATGA
- a CDS encoding SDR family NAD(P)-dependent oxidoreductase, whose product MSLTGKRAVITGGGSGIGADMALAFANAGANVTITGRREAALKAVADQHRCIQFAVVDVTDEAAMVAFFAQLGRVDIVVANAGAAESAPFAKTSLEQWQRMLNVNLSGVFLTLREGLKKLNDGGRLIAVASTAGLKGYAYVGAYCAAKHGVIGLVRSLAIETATRNITVNALCPGFTDTPLLAASVDTIVAKTGQSAEQATSHFESTNPTGRLVTPAEVSATALWLCGAHSSAITGQAISISGGEV is encoded by the coding sequence ATGAGCCTGACCGGCAAGCGAGCGGTGATTACCGGTGGCGGTAGCGGTATCGGCGCCGACATGGCGCTAGCTTTTGCCAATGCAGGGGCTAACGTGACGATTACCGGGCGTCGCGAAGCGGCTCTTAAAGCTGTCGCTGACCAGCATCGTTGTATTCAATTCGCGGTCGTTGATGTCACCGATGAAGCCGCCATGGTGGCTTTTTTTGCACAGCTGGGCAGAGTCGATATTGTGGTTGCAAACGCGGGTGCGGCGGAAAGCGCGCCCTTCGCCAAAACGTCGCTTGAACAATGGCAGCGCATGCTCAACGTTAATCTTAGCGGCGTGTTTCTGACGCTACGCGAAGGCCTTAAAAAGTTGAATGACGGCGGCCGCCTGATTGCCGTCGCATCCACCGCAGGCCTTAAAGGCTATGCCTATGTGGGCGCTTACTGCGCAGCAAAGCATGGCGTGATCGGCCTGGTACGTTCCCTCGCTATCGAAACGGCCACTCGCAACATTACCGTAAATGCACTGTGCCCCGGCTTTACCGACACGCCGTTATTGGCTGCCAGCGTTGACACCATTGTGGCCAAAACGGGCCAGTCAGCCGAGCAGGCAACCTCACACTTTGAATCGACTAACCCAACCGGGCGATTGGTCACGCCGGCGGAAGTCAGTGCAACGGCCCTTTGGCTATGTGGCGCCCACAGTAGCGCGATCACCGGACAGGCAATTTCTATTTCAGGCGGTGAAGTATGA
- a CDS encoding bifunctional salicylyl-CoA 5-hydroxylase/oxidoreductase, whose product MRIACLGGGPAGLYFAISMKLQDPSHDIVVIERNRADDTFGWGVVLSDETLDNLAANDPVSAARIREHFAYWDDVAVVHKGVKTVSTGHGFCGIGRRQLLILLQARARELGVEMRFETDATEASIDRYRHEYDLVLAADGLNSRTRQTYAEHFKPDIDVRACKFVWLGTHQTFNDAFTFIFEKTEHGWVWAHAYQFDNDTATFIVECSEATWQAFGFGELSQQASIDVCERIFAKHLDGHSLMTNAHHVRGSAWINFPRVLCEQWRYENVVLMGDAAATAHFSIGSGSKLALESAIALANCLHSESSITTAVARYEEERRFEVLRLQSAARNSTEWFEEVERYLDLDPVQFNYSLLTRSQRISHENLRVRDPQWLESAERWFQTQAGNPGSARAPMFAPYQLRDMTLINRVVVSPMAQYKAIDGCPTDWHFSHYAERAKGGAGLMYTEMTCVSPTGRITPGCPGLYAPEHEAAWRRLCDFVHAETKAKLCAQLGHSGAKGSTQLGWQEMDAPLADGNWPLLSASAVPWAARNQVPKAMDRNDMDRVRDEFVSAVQMADRAGFDMIEIHAAHGYLLSSFITPLTNHRDDEYGGNLDNRLRYPLEVINAVRSVWPAHKPLSVRISANDWCGEEGITPDDAVEIAKRLRDAQVDIIDVSAGQTSPHAKPVYGRMFQTPFSDRIRNETPIATMAVGNIYQADHVNSILMAGRADLVCIARPHLADPYWLLHVAAGLGDSGVEWPAPYRAGADQLQRLAERGEGWV is encoded by the coding sequence ATGAGAATTGCCTGCCTAGGTGGAGGGCCCGCCGGCCTTTATTTTGCCATCAGTATGAAACTGCAGGACCCTTCCCATGACATCGTAGTGATCGAACGCAACCGTGCAGACGACACGTTCGGCTGGGGCGTGGTTTTATCAGACGAAACCTTAGACAACCTAGCCGCTAATGATCCGGTGAGTGCAGCGCGTATTCGCGAGCATTTCGCTTATTGGGATGATGTGGCAGTCGTTCATAAAGGCGTTAAAACCGTTTCCACAGGCCACGGTTTTTGTGGCATTGGCCGGCGTCAGCTACTAATTCTCTTACAGGCACGCGCACGTGAACTGGGCGTAGAGATGCGCTTTGAAACCGATGCCACGGAAGCCAGCATTGACCGTTATCGGCACGAGTACGATTTGGTACTGGCTGCCGATGGCCTTAACTCGCGTACGCGCCAAACCTACGCGGAACATTTCAAACCTGATATTGACGTACGAGCGTGTAAGTTTGTCTGGCTAGGAACGCACCAAACCTTTAACGATGCGTTTACCTTTATTTTCGAAAAGACCGAACATGGCTGGGTCTGGGCGCACGCCTATCAGTTTGATAATGACACTGCGACCTTTATCGTCGAATGCAGCGAAGCCACCTGGCAGGCGTTTGGCTTCGGCGAGCTGAGCCAGCAAGCATCGATTGACGTCTGCGAACGCATCTTTGCCAAGCACTTAGATGGACACTCGCTGATGACCAATGCCCACCATGTGCGCGGCTCGGCGTGGATCAACTTCCCGCGCGTGCTGTGTGAACAGTGGCGCTATGAAAACGTCGTGCTCATGGGCGATGCCGCCGCGACGGCGCACTTCTCGATTGGTTCGGGCTCCAAGCTCGCGCTTGAAAGCGCCATTGCGCTGGCTAACTGCCTCCACAGCGAGAGCAGCATTACCACGGCGGTTGCGCGCTATGAGGAAGAGCGTCGTTTCGAGGTGCTGCGCTTACAGTCGGCCGCCCGTAACTCCACCGAATGGTTTGAAGAAGTAGAACGCTATTTAGATCTCGACCCGGTGCAGTTCAACTATTCGCTATTGACGCGCTCCCAGCGCATTAGCCATGAAAATCTTCGAGTACGCGACCCGCAGTGGCTAGAAAGCGCTGAGCGCTGGTTTCAAACCCAAGCGGGCAACCCTGGCAGCGCCCGCGCACCGATGTTCGCGCCTTACCAGCTGCGTGATATGACGCTGATCAATCGCGTCGTGGTCTCACCCATGGCGCAGTATAAGGCCATTGATGGCTGCCCTACCGATTGGCACTTTAGCCATTACGCCGAGCGTGCTAAAGGCGGCGCTGGTTTGATGTATACCGAAATGACCTGCGTTAGCCCCACCGGCCGGATTACCCCAGGCTGCCCAGGGCTGTACGCACCTGAACACGAGGCGGCGTGGCGCAGGCTATGTGATTTCGTGCACGCGGAAACCAAGGCCAAGCTGTGCGCGCAGCTGGGCCACTCCGGCGCTAAAGGCTCCACTCAGCTGGGCTGGCAAGAGATGGATGCGCCGCTTGCCGACGGCAACTGGCCACTGCTTTCAGCCTCCGCTGTGCCGTGGGCCGCGCGTAACCAAGTGCCCAAAGCAATGGACCGCAACGATATGGACCGCGTGCGCGATGAATTTGTCAGCGCTGTGCAAATGGCGGATCGCGCGGGCTTTGACATGATTGAGATTCACGCGGCGCATGGCTACTTGCTCTCTTCATTTATTACCCCGCTGACCAACCATCGCGACGACGAATACGGCGGCAATCTTGATAACCGACTCCGCTATCCGCTGGAAGTAATTAACGCTGTGCGCAGCGTTTGGCCTGCTCATAAGCCGCTCTCGGTACGTATTTCCGCCAACGACTGGTGTGGCGAAGAAGGCATTACACCCGATGATGCCGTTGAGATTGCCAAGCGACTGCGCGATGCCCAGGTAGATATCATTGATGTTTCAGCCGGGCAAACGTCGCCCCACGCCAAGCCGGTGTATGGGCGCATGTTCCAAACGCCCTTTTCTGACCGCATACGCAACGAGACCCCCATTGCCACCATGGCCGTGGGCAATATTTACCAGGCCGACCACGTGAACTCGATTCTGATGGCCGGTCGCGCCGATCTAGTCTGTATCGCCCGCCCTCACCTCGCTGACCCTTACTGGCTTCTTCACGTGGCGGCAGGGCTAGGCGACAGCGGCGTTGAGTGGCCAGCGCCCTACCGAGCAGGTGCCGATCAGCTGCAGCGTTTGGCAGAACGTGGCGAGGGCTGGGTATGA
- the rsd gene encoding sigma D regulator — MLEDCKNALERWGGVHALIDRWLDQRRQLLISFIELKEACDAELEAVSKAPIDTFSEQLMDYISAGHFEIYPQLSEEAQAFGDEAALVIAAKLLERLEMSTEMVLEFDADFGSTLSCEQNIARLPAWIDRLARGLTERFALEDQLIARLHAANSPQNAKAPA; from the coding sequence ATGCTCGAAGATTGCAAAAATGCCCTGGAGCGCTGGGGAGGCGTGCACGCCTTGATCGACCGCTGGCTAGATCAGCGTCGCCAGCTGTTAATAAGCTTCATTGAGCTAAAAGAGGCGTGTGATGCTGAGCTAGAAGCGGTGAGCAAAGCGCCTATCGATACCTTCAGTGAGCAGTTGATGGACTACATCAGCGCCGGTCATTTTGAAATTTACCCTCAGCTTTCGGAAGAAGCGCAGGCGTTTGGTGATGAGGCCGCGCTAGTCATCGCGGCTAAATTACTGGAGCGCTTAGAGATGTCGACCGAAATGGTGCTGGAGTTTGATGCTGACTTTGGCTCTACGCTCAGCTGCGAGCAGAACATTGCCCGTCTGCCTGCCTGGATTGACCGTTTGGCCCGGGGCCTGACGGAGCGCTTCGCGCTTGAAGATCAACTGATTGCGCGCCTGCATGCCGCTAACAGCCCGCAAAACGCCAAAGCACCTGCTTAA
- a CDS encoding efflux RND transporter permease subunit, whose product MRQLISAALAHTRTTLLLLVSLLLAGTVAWKMIPKEANPDVTIPMIYVSLSLEGVSPEDGERLLIRPMEQELRGIEGLRKFTAQSSEGHGSITLEFDPGFDPDTALTDVRDRVDIARSELPSEADEPRVMEVNVSEFPVLTIGLSGQLDTRERITVARRLQEEIEGIADVLEVDIAGDREDLLEIVVDPLVLESYGVDFDALFNQVSRNNRLVAAGSIDTGAGRLALKVPGIIESLEDVMNMPVKVEDDRVVTFGDVAWIQPTYKSPEGFARIDGQPAVVLEVSKRAGANIIATISAVRESLEQAGDLLPEQLSFTTILDESITVENMLSELLNNVLTAVVLVLIVVVAVMGWRMALLVGLTIPGAFLTGILLVWAFGFTLNIVVLFALILVAGMLVDGAIVVSELADRYLRDGQTPHQAWLNAASRMSWPVIASTATTLAVFIPLLFWPGVVGQFMKYLPATVILCLLASLAMALIFLPTLGRLFTRTAKNQADASFEPATTSFGRGYRHVLGRLLKHPAWVLLVSVLLMVLLYTGYARFNHGIDFFPNVEPDSAQVLVRARGDFSAEETDAIVQRVEAKLSGLSEVRALYARSFALPNEQMGNDVIGMLQFQFIDWHERRPARDILADMADRARDIPGITLEFQEQESGPGGGKPIVLEVSATNPDIADTGVGQLTQLMRDLGGFVDIQDNRSLPGVEWQVNVDREAAARMGTDITTIGSAVQLLTTGLQVASYRPPEVSDEVDIRVRLPQHWRSLDQLERLTINTQRGQVPISHFVTLEPAPKVGTLSRIDGRRAITVDADLAPGYLADERLRALLDASRDSLPDGLMVNVAGEQEDQQESMQFLVSAFLIAIGLMAIILVTQFNSFYQAGLVLSAIVFSTAGVLMGLLITGQAFGIVMVGMGVIALAGIVVNNNIVLIDTYNELRGEGMAPSEAALEAGCLRLRPVLLTAITTVLGLMPMVLGINVDLFTPALGFNAPSAQWWTQMSSAIAGGLTFATALTLLLTPCMLVIGGKLHRQSRVASSER is encoded by the coding sequence ATGCGCCAGCTGATTAGTGCGGCGCTAGCCCACACACGCACGACGCTGCTGCTGTTGGTAAGCTTACTGCTCGCGGGCACCGTCGCCTGGAAGATGATTCCTAAAGAAGCCAACCCTGACGTCACGATTCCGATGATTTATGTCTCGCTGTCGTTGGAAGGCGTTAGCCCAGAGGACGGAGAACGGCTGCTCATTCGGCCCATGGAGCAAGAGCTTCGCGGCATTGAGGGGCTACGCAAGTTCACCGCCCAATCCAGCGAAGGGCATGGCTCCATCACGCTAGAGTTTGATCCTGGCTTTGACCCGGACACCGCGCTGACTGACGTTCGCGACCGGGTAGATATTGCTCGTAGCGAACTACCTTCAGAAGCCGATGAGCCGCGAGTAATGGAGGTCAACGTTTCAGAGTTCCCGGTGCTAACGATTGGCCTTTCCGGGCAGCTGGATACCCGCGAACGCATTACTGTAGCCAGGCGCTTGCAAGAGGAAATTGAAGGCATCGCCGATGTGCTAGAAGTCGATATTGCCGGCGATCGTGAAGACCTGCTGGAAATAGTCGTTGATCCGCTAGTGCTCGAAAGCTACGGCGTCGATTTTGATGCCCTGTTTAATCAAGTGTCGCGCAATAATCGCTTGGTCGCTGCGGGCAGTATCGATACCGGCGCCGGGCGTTTAGCGCTCAAAGTGCCTGGCATCATTGAGTCCCTTGAAGACGTCATGAACATGCCGGTCAAGGTCGAGGATGACCGGGTCGTCACCTTTGGCGACGTGGCATGGATTCAGCCTACCTATAAATCTCCCGAGGGCTTTGCCCGTATAGATGGCCAGCCAGCTGTAGTGCTAGAGGTTTCCAAGCGCGCCGGGGCGAACATCATCGCAACGATTAGCGCGGTGCGTGAGAGTTTAGAACAAGCGGGTGATTTACTGCCCGAGCAGCTGAGCTTCACCACTATTTTGGATGAGTCGATAACCGTTGAAAATATGCTTTCCGAGCTATTAAACAACGTACTGACCGCCGTGGTGCTGGTGCTGATTGTGGTGGTCGCGGTGATGGGATGGCGCATGGCGCTGCTAGTCGGCCTGACGATTCCAGGTGCCTTCTTAACCGGCATACTGCTGGTGTGGGCGTTTGGCTTTACGCTCAACATTGTGGTGCTGTTCGCGCTGATTCTGGTGGCCGGCATGCTGGTTGACGGCGCGATCGTGGTGAGCGAGCTTGCTGATCGCTACTTACGTGATGGCCAAACGCCTCACCAGGCGTGGCTAAACGCCGCATCACGTATGAGCTGGCCGGTGATTGCCTCTACCGCCACCACGCTAGCCGTTTTTATCCCCTTACTGTTTTGGCCCGGCGTGGTGGGTCAATTTATGAAGTATCTGCCCGCTACGGTGATTTTGTGCCTACTGGCGTCGCTGGCCATGGCGCTGATATTTTTACCTACGCTAGGCCGCTTGTTTACCCGCACTGCCAAGAATCAAGCGGATGCTAGCTTTGAGCCTGCCACGACCTCGTTTGGCCGCGGCTACCGACATGTGCTCGGCCGCCTACTCAAGCATCCGGCGTGGGTGCTGCTGGTCAGCGTGTTGCTGATGGTGCTGCTGTATACCGGCTATGCACGCTTTAATCACGGCATCGATTTTTTCCCTAACGTTGAGCCTGACAGTGCTCAGGTGCTTGTTCGCGCCCGCGGTGATTTCTCGGCAGAAGAAACCGATGCCATTGTCCAACGAGTGGAAGCCAAGCTCTCGGGCCTGAGCGAAGTGAGGGCGCTCTATGCACGCTCCTTTGCGCTACCCAACGAGCAGATGGGCAATGATGTGATTGGCATGCTGCAATTCCAGTTTATTGACTGGCATGAGCGCCGCCCTGCCCGGGACATATTAGCCGACATGGCCGATCGCGCCCGCGACATTCCCGGCATTACACTTGAGTTTCAGGAGCAGGAATCGGGCCCCGGCGGCGGCAAACCGATTGTGCTAGAAGTAAGTGCCACCAACCCCGATATCGCTGACACTGGGGTCGGCCAGCTCACCCAGCTAATGCGCGACCTGGGTGGCTTTGTAGATATTCAGGACAACCGCAGCCTGCCGGGCGTGGAATGGCAGGTAAACGTGGACCGCGAGGCCGCCGCGCGCATGGGCACCGACATCACCACGATTGGTAGCGCGGTGCAGCTGCTCACCACGGGCCTTCAGGTAGCGAGCTACCGGCCGCCGGAAGTCAGCGATGAGGTCGATATTCGCGTGCGCCTACCGCAACACTGGCGCTCGTTAGATCAGTTAGAGCGCCTGACCATAAACACTCAGCGCGGGCAGGTGCCGATCTCGCATTTCGTGACGCTAGAGCCCGCGCCTAAAGTGGGCACCCTTAGCCGTATTGATGGCCGCCGCGCCATTACGGTCGACGCTGACCTAGCCCCGGGCTATCTCGCCGACGAACGCCTGCGCGCCTTGCTTGATGCCAGCCGCGACAGCCTACCCGACGGGCTAATGGTGAACGTTGCTGGCGAGCAGGAAGACCAGCAGGAGTCGATGCAGTTTCTGGTCAGCGCGTTCTTAATCGCTATCGGCCTGATGGCGATTATTTTGGTGACCCAGTTCAACAGTTTCTATCAGGCGGGTCTGGTGCTATCGGCGATCGTTTTCTCTACCGCCGGTGTACTGATGGGCCTGCTAATAACCGGTCAGGCGTTTGGCATTGTGATGGTGGGCATGGGCGTCATTGCCCTGGCGGGCATCGTCGTCAACAACAATATTGTCTTGATTGACACCTATAACGAGCTGCGTGGCGAGGGCATGGCGCCAAGCGAGGCGGCCCTGGAAGCGGGCTGTTTGCGTTTACGCCCGGTACTACTAACGGCGATCACCACGGTGCTGGGGCTGATGCCGATGGTACTGGGTATCAACGTCGACCTATTTACCCCTGCGCTAGGCTTTAATGCGCCTTCCGCCCAGTGGTGGACACAGATGTCGAGCGCGATTGCAGGCGGCCTCACCTTCGCCACCGCGCTCACACTACTGCTCACCCCCTGCATGCTGGTAATTGGCGGCAAATTGCACCGTCAATCACGAGTAGCCAGCAGCGAACGATAA
- a CDS encoding efflux RND transporter periplasmic adaptor subunit produces MRRIPFSYALASLLVLALVIWLAFGNFQRFQTTPPDAPPRSQAGPRVEVIEQQSTPFIPQQIIQGQLTAERETTLRANLAGFVAEKPVAQGSRVQAGDTLLVLDNDALPEQLQQARDELAVAEAEYSGARNLRQRELISQPELLRLQSALSASAASVAQLQKQLNDSRPTAPFDGVLDRVQVEVGDLLQPGEEWAQLVDDRRLKGAAWVSQQQVGDLTEGLPVTARLLNGDHLEGELTFISHRAEEATRTFYIEATLDNPAGKRLAGASAELTIILPPRQVHTLSPALLSLNSEGQLAVKHLDANDQVQQTAVQLVSADIQRAYVTGLPDPLRLITLGAGIVAIGETVSPVPAQSQMTTQEPNSHSTAQDSVHAPAD; encoded by the coding sequence ATGCGACGAATCCCCTTCTCTTATGCTCTGGCCAGCCTACTGGTGCTGGCACTGGTGATATGGCTAGCGTTTGGTAATTTCCAGCGTTTCCAAACAACGCCGCCAGATGCACCCCCGCGCAGCCAAGCAGGTCCGCGCGTTGAAGTAATTGAGCAGCAGAGCACGCCGTTCATTCCACAGCAGATTATCCAAGGCCAGCTAACCGCCGAACGTGAAACCACGCTGCGTGCCAACTTGGCGGGTTTTGTGGCGGAAAAGCCGGTGGCTCAAGGCAGCCGTGTTCAGGCGGGCGATACTTTATTAGTACTGGATAACGATGCCCTGCCCGAGCAGTTGCAGCAAGCCCGCGACGAACTGGCAGTGGCCGAAGCGGAGTACAGCGGTGCGCGCAATCTGCGCCAGCGAGAGCTAATTTCGCAACCCGAATTATTGCGCTTACAGAGTGCACTCAGCGCTAGCGCGGCCTCGGTGGCACAGCTACAGAAACAACTCAATGATAGTCGCCCCACGGCGCCTTTTGATGGTGTGCTAGATCGCGTGCAGGTAGAGGTGGGTGATCTATTGCAGCCCGGTGAAGAGTGGGCCCAGCTAGTGGATGACCGCCGTTTAAAGGGCGCAGCCTGGGTATCTCAACAGCAGGTAGGCGATTTGACCGAGGGTTTGCCGGTCACCGCACGGCTGCTGAATGGCGACCACCTGGAAGGCGAGCTGACCTTTATAAGTCACCGTGCCGAAGAAGCCACACGCACCTTTTATATTGAAGCCACGCTGGATAACCCGGCCGGTAAGCGCCTAGCCGGCGCCAGTGCGGAGCTCACGATTATTCTGCCGCCTCGCCAAGTGCATACGCTTTCGCCGGCGCTACTCAGCCTTAACAGCGAAGGCCAACTGGCCGTTAAACATTTAGATGCTAACGACCAAGTGCAGCAGACCGCTGTACAGCTGGTCAGCGCCGACATACAGCGTGCCTACGTCACGGGCTTACCTGACCCGCTGCGCCTGATTACGCTAGGTGCGGGCATAGTCGCTATTGGCGAAACCGTCTCGCCGGTGCCCGCACAGTCGCAGATGACTACCCAAGAGCCGAATTCGCACTCAACCGCTCAGGACAGTGTTCATGCGCCAGCTGATTAG
- a CDS encoding malate dehydrogenase produces MKDPVRIAITGGAGQISYSLIFRIAAGDMLGPDQPVILQLLEIPQAMDALNGVVMEVNDCAFPLVKDIVATDDPNVAFKDVDFALLVGARPRGPGMERKDLLEANAAIFSVQGKALNDHASRDVKVLVVGNPANTNALIASCNAPDLNAGQFTAMTRLDHNRALTQLAQKTGKHVTDVESMIIWGNHSATQYPDLAQCKVDGKAAFDLVERDWYENDFIPTVQQRGAAIIKARGASSAASAASSAIDHMHDWALGSKGIVSMAIPSDGSYGIKEGIIYSYPVRCQGGKYEIVQGFELDEFSQEKMKASEKELREERAAVEHLLG; encoded by the coding sequence ATGAAAGATCCAGTACGTATTGCGATTACCGGCGGTGCCGGCCAGATCAGCTACTCTCTTATTTTCCGCATCGCCGCTGGCGACATGCTGGGGCCGGATCAGCCTGTCATTCTCCAGCTTCTGGAAATTCCTCAGGCAATGGACGCCCTGAACGGCGTGGTCATGGAAGTTAACGACTGTGCCTTCCCGCTGGTGAAAGACATCGTCGCGACTGACGATCCGAACGTCGCGTTTAAAGACGTCGACTTCGCTCTGCTGGTTGGCGCACGTCCGCGTGGCCCGGGCATGGAGCGTAAAGACCTGCTGGAAGCCAACGCAGCGATCTTCTCTGTCCAGGGTAAAGCGCTGAACGACCATGCTAGCCGTGACGTTAAAGTGCTGGTGGTGGGTAATCCTGCCAACACCAACGCGCTGATTGCTTCTTGCAACGCGCCGGACCTAAATGCCGGTCAGTTCACCGCCATGACGCGTTTGGATCACAACCGCGCCCTGACGCAGCTGGCACAGAAAACCGGCAAACACGTGACTGACGTTGAAAGCATGATCATCTGGGGCAACCACAGTGCCACCCAGTATCCGGACCTGGCCCAGTGCAAAGTCGACGGCAAAGCGGCGTTTGATCTAGTTGAGCGCGACTGGTACGAAAACGACTTTATCCCCACCGTGCAGCAGCGCGGCGCGGCTATCATTAAAGCTCGTGGCGCCTCTTCTGCCGCCTCTGCTGCCTCTTCAGCCATCGACCATATGCACGACTGGGCGCTGGGCTCTAAAGGTATCGTCAGCATGGCGATTCCGTCAGACGGCAGCTACGGCATCAAAGAAGGCATCATCTACTCCTACCCAGTGCGCTGCCAGGGTGGCAAGTATGAAATCGTTCAAGGCTTTGAGCTGGACGAATTCAGCCAAGAGAAAATGAAAGCGAGCGAGAAAGAACTGCGCGAAGAGCGTGCAGCGGTTGAGCACCTGCTCGGCTAA
- a CDS encoding HAD family hydrolase — MSLAIFDLDNTLLSTDSDHAWGEFLLEQGVVDPIAYREANERFMADYNAGKLDMAAFLEVALKPLADNLPEQLAAWHQQFMASKIEPHILPKAEELLARHRTQGDTLLIITATNRFITAPIAERLGVDNLIAVNPEVKEGRYTGRVSGIPSFREGKVTRLNQWLEQQDLSMDGAWFYSDSHNDLPLLEKVDHPVAVDPDDTLRQVAEERQWRIMSLRD; from the coding sequence GTGAGTCTGGCCATTTTCGATTTGGATAATACGCTGCTATCCACCGACAGCGATCATGCGTGGGGTGAGTTTTTACTTGAACAGGGCGTCGTTGATCCCATTGCTTACCGCGAAGCCAATGAACGCTTTATGGCCGACTACAATGCGGGCAAGCTGGATATGGCGGCATTTTTGGAAGTAGCCCTTAAACCGCTGGCCGATAATTTGCCCGAACAGCTGGCTGCTTGGCATCAGCAGTTTATGGCTAGCAAAATTGAACCGCATATTTTGCCCAAAGCAGAAGAATTGCTGGCGCGTCACCGCACCCAAGGCGATACGTTACTGATCATTACCGCCACCAACCGCTTTATTACTGCACCGATCGCCGAGCGACTGGGTGTGGATAACTTGATCGCCGTGAACCCGGAAGTGAAAGAAGGCCGCTACACGGGACGCGTTTCCGGCATTCCCAGTTTTCGTGAAGGCAAAGTGACTCGCTTGAATCAATGGTTAGAGCAGCAGGATCTCTCGATGGACGGCGCTTGGTTTTACAGCGACTCGCACAATGACCTGCCGTTACTGGAAAAAGTCGACCACCCCGTCGCGGTAGACCCCGACGACACCCTGCGCCAAGTGGCCGAAGAACGCCAATGGCGGATCATGAGCCTGCGCGACTGA